A stretch of Podospora bellae-mahoneyi strain CBS 112042 chromosome 5, whole genome shotgun sequence DNA encodes these proteins:
- a CDS encoding hypothetical protein (EggNog:ENOG503P8RP): MGFIEKIQAKIELFRLEQRYTRRRHRRSTFVSNAIYVDGEYIYQSPNSTGSSSSTASSANTSRSNTTTISAQQAPVDDPVKAQKKLNRWSSMPGFGYNSKPDGMPRIESIAEAHDWRTKQQQQRSSFDR, from the coding sequence ATGGGCTTCATCGAGAAAATCCAGGCCAAAATTGAGCTCTTCCGCCTCGAGCAGCGCTACACCCGCAGGCGTCATCGCCGTTCTACTTTTGTTTCCAACGCAATCTACGTTGACGGCGAATACATCTACCAATCCCCCAACTCTACCGGATCTTCATCCAGCACAGCCAGCAGCGCCAACACTAGCAggtccaacaccaccaccatcagcgCCCAGCAAGCCCCAGTCGACGACCCCGTCAAGGctcagaagaagctcaaccGGTGGAGTAGCATGCCCGGGTTCGGCTACAACTCCAAGCCTGACGGCATGCCACGCATCGAAAGCATCGCAGAGGCACACGACTGGAGgaccaagcagcagcaacagagaAGCAGCTTTGACCGTTGA
- a CDS encoding hypothetical protein (EggNog:ENOG503NZW1), whose amino-acid sequence MAHHTHHPGSSCWDHNVDERIGLIADGLSHNDDIRKKLPGLRTLLNDYLSPDVTVESTDFHKRLLRVFRESEHDFAYQQCLDRLTSDERDRVEKFVADDKSLEDVSDGFDMCVSLGVRDHLQHLTGVPCLQVSSSGVQALGFPPNTNGTNGTNGTHLNGQFPTQVDVAGLSGSSTLDWLKHKDGLFHAFAHKLKDMLLDHEDEHNVIVYKDAPFQNWGLVVDYTPQYTCIPDSVAGVQRIVKYARDHDMSVRCAGFRHSWAPIFGRQGQITISLLSLAEATKIPNFTALSKVLPEWLLHKNELQTLEVVSGAPRVKGNALVRIGASTTNEQLRRWCVKNNKYSYPLNVIMVEMTIGGTNAPICHGAGRRHQTLSDLVRKVEYVDCNGKLQVVDDPRLLRAAAGCFGLMGVITHLTLEFEPMSYALMKPEKIPVLRAIPPPDDMRPDDIPPALRLADWTPEQRAADIAKFEEVATNGYYTEWFWFPYSDLCWVNCWDTTSDPSGIEDYPSNIQTFFMFISQFTMNVLQNATVLNELIKTLHLDEAAVTLISRAAMFALPAWDEPVKTYLPNALHFQRGIQNVRVLDVEVEIPLQSSEADPTKPDYGVVRKAWWDAIHSCYEHSTKGCPQRMPLEMRIMGGSDIVMAPQKGNTLGTCAIEVLTLEAARDMWVPYAEEVIGKWLSYRDKDGKRINTRPHWAKQWHEIKVDGRPWVEKMKEEDYRVEKEEFKGLLAEIGKKHGWTLKDLKKRFSNDFFDGFYFDNI is encoded by the exons ATGGCCCATCACACTCACCATCCGGGAAGCAGCTGCTGGGACCATAACGTCGATGAGCGGATTGGTCTCATCGCTGATGGTCTCTCCCACAACGACGATATTCGCAAGAAGCTGCCTGGTCTCCGGACACTTTTGAACGATTACCTCAGCCCAGACGTCACAGTCGAGTCCACCGACTTTCACAAGCGGCTCCTTCGCGTATTCCGTGAGTCCGAGCACGACTTTGCCTATCAGCAATGCCTTGATCGTCTCACCTCGGACGAAAGAGACCGTGTCGAAAAGTTTGTTGCCGATGACAAGTCACTTGAAGATGTCTCAGATGGCTTCGACATGTGTGTCAGTCTTGGTGTCCGTGACCACCTTCAACACCTCACCGGTGTCCCTTGTCTTCAGGTCTCTTCTAGCGGAGTCCAAGCTCTGGGCTTCCCGCCTAATACTAATGGCACTAATGGTACCAATGGTACTCATCTCAACGGTCAATTCCCCACGCAAGTCGACGTTGCCGGTCTCAGCGGGAGCAGCACCCTTGACTGGCTCAAGCACAAGGACGGCCTCTTTCATGCCTTTGCTCACAAGTTGAAGGACATGCTTCTGGACCATGAGGATGAGCATAACGTCATT GTCTACAAAGATGCCCCGTTCCAGAACTGGGGCCTCGTGGTCGATTACACGCCGCAATACACCTGCATCCCCGACTCCGTCGCCGGCGTCCAGCGCATCGTCAAGTACGCTCGCGACCACGACATGTCCGTCCGCTGCGCCGGTTTTCGTCATTCGTGGGCACCCATCTTCGGTCGCCAAGGGCAAATCACCATCTCATTGCTCTCCCTTGCTGAGGCAACCAAGATTCCCAATTTTACTGCCCTGTCCAAGGTCCTCCCTGAATGGCTCCTCCACAAGAACGAACTTCAAACCCTTGAAGTCGTCTCCGGCGCCCCGCGCGTCAAGGGCAATGCTCTTGTGCGAATTGGCGCCAGCACAACCAACGAGCAACTCCGTCGCTGGTGCGTCAAAAACAACAAGTACTCCTACCCCTTGAACGTCATCATGGTCGAGATGACCATCGGTGGGACCAATGCACCCATCTGTCACGGCGCCGGAAGGCGACACCAAACCCTCAGCGATCTTGTCCGCAAGGTCGAGTACGTCGACTGCAACGGGAAACTCCAAGTCGTCGACGATCCTCGACTTCTCCGGGCAGCAGCGGGATGTTTCGGTCTCATGGGCGTGATCACGCATCTCACCCTCGAGTTTGAGCCCATGAGCTATGCCCTCATGAAGCCGGAGAAGATCCCCGTTTTGCGAGCTATCCCACCACCTGATGACATGAGACCTGACGACATCCCTCCCGCGTTGAGACTTGCAGACTGGACTCCCGAGCAGAGAGCAGCCGATATTGCAAAGTTCGAGGAGGTAGCTACCAATGGGTATTACACTGAGTGGTTCTGGTTTCCGTATTCAGATCTCTGCTGGGTCAACTGCTGGGACACAACCTCCGATCCCTCCGGAATAGAGGACTACCCCTCGAATATCCAGACATTCTTCATGTTCATCAGCCAGTTCACAATGAATGTGCTCCAGAACGCGACGGTGCTAAATGAGCTGATCAAGACGCTCCATCTAGACGAGGCGGCGGTGACGTTGATTTCAAGAGCGGCAATGTTTGCTCTGCCAGCGTGGGATGAGCCAGTGAAGACGTACCTACCGAATGCGCTGCATTTCCAGAGGGGGATTCAGAATGTCAGAGTGCTGGACGTGGAAGTTGAGATTCCTCTTCAGTCGTCGGAGGCAGATCCGACAAAGCCGGATTATGGGGTTGTGAGGAAGGCGTGGTGGGATGCGATTCACAGCTGCTACGAGCATAGCACCAAGGGATGTCCACAGCGGATGCCGCTTGAAATGAGGATTATGGGAGGCAGTGACATCGTTATGGCTCCGCAGAAGGGGAACACGTTGGGGACATGTGCGATTGAGGTATTGACgctggaggcggcgagggatATGTGGGTGCCGTATgctgaggaggtgattgggaAGTGGCTGTCCTATCGAGATAAAGACGGTAAGAGGATCAACACAAGGCCACATTGGGCGAAACAGTGGCATGAGATCAAGGTTGATGGGAGGCCGTGGGtggagaagatgaaggaAGAGGATTACCGGGTGGAAAAAGAGGAGTTCAAGGGGTTGCTGGCTGAGATTGGAAAGAAGCATGGCTGGACGCTGAAGGATTTGAAGAAGAGGTTCTCGAATGACTTTTTTGATGGATTCTACTTTGACAACATTTAG
- a CDS encoding hypothetical protein (EggNog:ENOG503P9DD), whose translation MHLIRTLFLTSSLSLAHASVLPSTPKPGIRALSKRAEPNTGEDFPEDEEPVPNRLNKVETAFKDAIELTSAVLSFIETDETIYPHYFDPADREEITRIFRDLNNDGEGHDMLGNFLVQTTDLDNACGDRGLAYSGDYNTEQPFIVVCPRAFNKKAIGDLEGKDRGDEDARDFYAACAEDGGDIADNVSFHFNTLGMTLLHEYLHYDLMIQSSFGSIVDNPDGEPGYGPVAVYDRLPKDLARVNADSYAYYAAEVYWSLICQKEFQGPREGIDDADPDCGEQTCET comes from the exons ATGCACCTCATCCGCACCCTCTTTCTGACTTCAAGCCTGTCCCTGGCGCACGCCAGCGTCCtaccctccacccccaagcCCGGCATCAGAGCCCTCTCCAAGCGGGCTGAGCCCAACACAGGGGAAGACTTccccgaagacgaagagcCCGTCCCCAACCGTCTCAACAAAGTCGAAACCGCCTTCAAAGACGCCATCGAGTTGACCTCTGCCGTCTTGTCCTTCATTGAAACCGACGAGACAATCTATCCCCACTACTTTGACCCGGCAGACCGTGAGGAAATTACCCGAATCTTCAGAGACCTTAACAATGACGGCGAAGGTCATGACATGCTGGGGAACTTCCTCGTGCAAACTACCGATCTTGACAATGCCTGCGGTGATCGTGGATTGGCGTACTCGGGTGATTACAATACTGAGCAGCCTTTTATCGTGGTTTGCCCTCGTGCTTTCAACAAGAAGGCTATTGGTGATCTTGAGGGGAAAGACcgtggggatgaggatgcgaGGGACTTCTATGCTGCTTGTgctgaggatgggggggataTTGCGGATAATGTCAGCTTT CATTTTAACACCCTCGGAATGACACTCCTCCATGAGTACCTCCACTATGACCTCATGATCCAGTCTTCCTTCGGATCTATTGTTGACAATCCTGATGGTGAACCTGGCTATGGCCCGGTTGCCGTTTATGATCGGTTGCCGAAAGATTTGGCTCGGGTCAATGCTGACAGTTACGCGTATTATGCTGCG GAGGTGTATTGGTCTCTGATCTGCCAGAAAGAGTTCCAGGGCCCCCGTGAGGGCATTGATGACGCCGACCCTGACTGTGGAGAGCAGACTTGCGAGACTTGA
- a CDS encoding hypothetical protein (EggNog:ENOG503PNSN), with protein sequence MSTATPTTTSPPAKIHITITITPETHSFTTNPLPPLLTLSLLSHHPTPITLCTFNRPLALPSALTNRTITIHSLPSRQKIETSLFQVNRSPVTRIKGDSDEQFYLTLLPNTPTTISTPFGRGGGVNKIRPVPKAIAEKGWEVDEEGRERRVRRSVQPTGVDGLEPGLEYEVGLDRESLEGMWWAPVKREEILVEGGTTEGRYMGDYGGWVKGGVEWVVEGGRVKVEE encoded by the coding sequence ATGTCCACcgcaacccccaccaccaccagccctcccGCCAAAATCCACATCACCATAACCATCACCCCAGAAACccactccttcaccaccaaccccctcccccccctcctaaccctctccctcctctcccaccaccccaccccgATAACCCTCTGCACCTTCAACCGCCCCTTGGCCCTACCCTCCGCCCTAACAAACCGCACAATAACAAttcactccctcccctcccgccaaAAAATCGAAACCTCTCTTTTTCAAGTCAACCGTTCCCCCGTAACCCGCATCAAAGGCGATTCAGACGAGCAGTTCTACCTCACTTTACTCCCTAACACTCCCACCACAATCTCAACCCCCtttgggagaggtggaggggtgaaTAAAATCAGGCCTGTGCCAAAGGCAATCGcggagaaggggtgggaggtggatgaggaaggaagggagaggagggtgaggaggtcggtgCAGCCTactggtgttgatgggttggagcCGGGGTTGGAGTATGAAGTGGGTTTGGATAGGGAGAGCCTAGAGGGGATGTGGTGGGCGccggtgaagagggaggagattttggttgaagggggaACGACGGAGGGGAGGTATATGGGGGATtatggggggtgggtgaagggtggggttgagtgggttgttgagggggggagggtgaaggtggaggagtag